A segment of the Egicoccus sp. AB-alg2 genome:
GGCCGCGTGGAGCGAGCCTGGCACGGACCGGAACGGCACGCCGGCCGTCTCCAGGACGTCCTCGGGGATCGCGTACCAGACCGCCACGGTGCGCAGTTCGATCGGTGGCAGGTCCAGCTCCACCCGGTCGAGCACCTCGTCGGAGCCCAGCCGCAGCACGTCGTAGCCGGTCACCTGCGTGGTCACCTCGACCCGGGCGAGGCCGATCTCCACCTCGTCCCAGTGGTCGCCCTCGATCGTCGCGAGCACCCGGACGTCCGTGTCGCTGCGTGGCCGGGTCGTGTGGGCCAGCCGCGGCGCCTCGCTGGCCAGGGCCATCGCGCCGCCCAGATCGAGCTCCTGCACCTCGTACTGGCGGCCCTGGTGGAGGTAGACCGCACCGGTGTGGACCTGCCGGTGCGCGCGCGACTCCTCGACGTCACCGATCAGCGCGCCGGTGTCCACGTCCACGATCCGGACGTTGCGCCCGCCGGCCGAGCGCAGGTCCACCTCGCTGCTGGCGCGCCTGCGGGAGGTCCAGTAGTGCAGGCCGCCCCGCAGGCGCAGCCGGCCCGCCTCGACGTCCGCGGCCAGCAGGTCGGGGGCGCTCTCGCCGAACCAGGCGGCCGCCTCGTCCACGTCCAGCGGGAACTCCTGGCACGCGCAGCGCAGGTGCGGGCCGAGCAGGTAGGGGTTGGCCGGGTCGAGGATGGCGTCCTCGGGCGGGCGGGTCAGCAGCTCGTCGGGGTGGGTGACGAGGTAGTGGTCGAGTGGGTCCTCCTGGGCCACCAGCACCCCGGCGGCCGCGCCACCGGCCCGGCCCGCCCGGCCGAGCCGCTGCCAGAACGACGCGGTCGTCCCCGGCCAGCCCGCCAGGATGACCGCGTCCAGGCCGGCGACGTCGATCCCCAGCTCCAACGCCTCGGTGGCGGCCACGCCGCGCAGCGCGCCGGTGCGGAGGTCGGTCTCCAGCGCCCGGCGTTCCTCGGCGAGGTAGCCGGCCCGGTAGGCGGCCACCTTCTTCGCCAGCGGCTCGCCACCCGCGTCGCTCGCGTCGCCCAATCGCTCGCGGGCGTTGAGTGCGATCACCTCGGCACCCTTGCGGCTGCGGGTGAACACCAGCGTCTGCACGTCCGCCGCCACGAACGAGGCCAGCAGGTCGCCGGTCTCGCCCAGCAGCGACCGGCGCGAATCGCGCTCGCCGTCGTCCGAGCCTGCGGACCCGCCGCGCTCGACGAAGCCGGGCTGCCACAGCCCGATGTCCATCGGCCCCCGGGGCGAGCCGTCGCGGACGATCTCGGCCACCTCGACGCCCGTGAGCGCGGAGGCGTGCTCGGCCGGGTTGCCGACCGTCGCGCTGGTGAGCAGGAACGTCGGGTCGGCGCCGTAGCGTTCCGCGACCCGCCGTAACCGGCGCAGCACCAGTGCGACGTGGCCACCGAAGACGCCGCGTGCGACGTGCGCCTCGTCGACGATCACGTAGGCCAGGCGGTGGACCAGGTCGCGCCAGTAGCGGTGGTTGGGCAGCATCGCGTGGTGCAACAGGTCGGGGTTGGTCAGCAGCCAGTTGGCGGTCCGGCGTACCGCCTCGCGCTCCGGCGGTGGCGTGTCCCCGTCGACGACCGCGGCGCGGACCTGCGGCAGCCGGAACGAGCGCACGGCACGCAGCTGGTCGTGCGCGAGCGCCTTGGTCGGTGCGAGGTAGAGCGCGACGGCGCGGTCGTCGGTCATCAGCCGCTCGATCACCGGCAGCTGGTAGCACAGCGACTTGCCGGAGGCGGTGCCGGTCGCGACGACGAGGTGCTCGCCGGCTCGCGCCCGCCGCCAGGCCTCGGCCTGGTGCACGTACAGGGCGGACACGCCGGCATGCTCGAGGCGGCCGCGCAGGGTCGCGGGCAGCTCGTCGGGCAGCGCCACCGTCACCGCCTGCCGGGCCGGCAGGTGCGCGAGGTGGACCAGTCCCTCCTCGTCGGTGTCGCCGCCCTCGGACGCGCGCTCGCGCACGGCCCCCGACGCCGAGGTGCGCCCGAGCAGCTCCAGCACGTCGCGCGGGTCCGTACGCGTCCTCCTGTCGGGCACGACCTGAGCCGTCGGACGGTACCGCTAGCGTGCGGCCCCCATTCGCCCGGACGCCCGAGGAGGAGGTCACCCGTGCCCTTGCTGCGCGCGGACACGCGTGAGGACCACGGCTGGACGGTGGTGGAGGTGGCCGGGCAGCTCGACGTCGCCACCGCGCCCGAGTTCCGCCAGGTGCTGGTCGAGGCGCAGTACGGCGGTGCGTCGCAGGTCCTGGTCGACGTCGCCGGCATCGAGTTCGTCGACTCGATCGGCCTGGGCGTGCTGGTCGGCGGGCACAAGCGTGCCCGTTCGCACGACGGCCGCTTCGTGCTCGCCCGCCCGTCGGAGCGGATGTCGCAACTGCTGGCGCTGACCGGTCTCGACACCGTTCTGACGGTCGTTGCCGATCCCGCCGAGGTGGTCGGGTCCGGGGGCTAGCATCGGTCCGCCGCGTGGCGGAGCGCGGCGGACGGGCCGCGTTGCGGAACGCGGCGACGCAGGAAGGGCACGGGTGGATCTCGACGAGCGGACGCTGACCAGCGTTGCGGCCTACGACGAGCACGCCGCCGCCTACCAGCAGTCCCTACGCCTCAAGCGGCCGGTCGCCGACGTGCGCCGGTTCGCCGACCGCACCCGTCGCGACGCCCTCGTGCTGGACGCCGGTTGCGGTCCGGCCAACGACCTGCGGCTGCTGCGCGACGCGGGGGTGCACCCGGTCGGCGTCGACCTGGCGATGGGCGCCCTGCGCGAGGCCCGGATGCTGCTGCCCCGTCACCCGCTCGTGCGCGCGCCGTTGCACGCGCTGCCGTTCCGGCGCCGCTCGTTCGGTGGGCTGTGGCTGTCGGGGACGTTCACGCACCTGCCGAGGGCCGCGTGGCGGCCGGTGTTCGCCGACCTGCTGGGGCTGCTCGACCGTGGGCCGGTCTACCTCGCCTGCTACCGCGGCAACGCCGATCTGGAGCGGCTCGAGGATCCCGTGCTGGGCGAGGTGTACGTCTCCGCCGCGGTGGAGACCGAGGTGGAGGCGCTGTTCACCTCCCACGGCCTGCAGGAGGTCACCATCGAGGTCCGCCCGGACCCGATCCACGACCGCCGGCGTCCCTGGGTCGTCGCGCTGGGCACGCTCAACCGCTGAACCGGCGTCCCTCGCCGGACCCGTCGCTGTGCATGCGCTGCAGCAGCGGTCCCGCGGCGACGTGCAGCGGTCGGACGACGAGGTCGGCCCCGGCACGCAGCAACTCGATCTCGCTCGGCTCGTCGTCGGCGGCGACCGCGATGCTGCCCTGGAAGCCGTGGCTGCGGAACGCCCGCACCAGCCCCATGTTGGTGTCGTGGCCGCGGAGCGTGCTGACGACCCACCGGACGCGCTGCATGGGCAGTTGCTCGGGCAGGTCCGGGTCGTCGGCGTCGCCGTAGACGACCGGGATCGACCAGTCGTCGCGGATGCTGCGCGGATCCCAGTCGACGCCCACCACCTCGTCACCACGGCTCTCGAGCTCCGCGCAGACGGTGCGACCGAAGCGTCCCAGCCCGACCACCACGTACTCGGGCTCGACCGCGGCCTCGTCGAGGTCGATGCTGGCGGTCGGCCGTGAGCGCTCGAACACCCGCAGCAGCGGTTCGATCCGGTCGTAGATCCGGTCGGAGCCGTAGATGAGGTAGGTCGAGGCCGTGATGGTGATCAGCCCGACGGCGGTCACCAGCCCGATCACGTCGTTGCCGACGTGGCCCTGCGCCGCGCCGAGTGCGACGAGGATGAGCGAGAACTCGCTGATCTGCGCCACGGTCAGCCCGGCCTTGAACGCGACCTTCTTGCGATAACCGAGCAGGCCCATGATGACGAGCACGATGATGGGGTTGCCCACGAGCACGAACACGCTGAACAGCAGCGCGGCCGGGATCTGCTCGGCGGCGGCGGTCAGCTCGAAGCTGGTCCCGAGCTGGATGAAGAAGAACACCAACAGGAAGTCCCGCAGCGTGGAGAGCCGGCCGCTCAGCGCCTCCCGGTAGGGGGTGGAGGCCAGCGACATCCCGGCGAGGAAGGCGCCGACCTCCGCGCTGAAGCCCAGCAGGTGGGTCAGCGCCGCGAGCGCCACGGCCCAGCTCACGGCGGCCAGCACCAGCAGTTCGGTCTGGCGGGCCAGCACGTGCGTGACCCGCGGCATCACCCACTTGCCGACCGCGGCGACGGCGGCCAGCAGGAGCACGCCGCGCACGGCGATGCCGGCGAACTCGCGGGCCAGGCCGCCTTCGCCCGTGTCGCCGGCGGCGGTGATGGCGATCATCGCCAGCACCACGACGATGTCCTGGACGATCAGGAAGCCCAGCGCGATCCGGCCGTGGAGCTCGTCCAGTTCGCGCTTGTCGGTGAGTAGCTTCACGATGATGATCGTGCTGGAGAACGTGAGCGCCACGGCGATGTAGATCGCCTGCACGGTGGCGAAGCCGAGCAGGACGGCGATCAGGTAGCCGAACGCCGAGGTGAAGATCACCTGGCCGAGACCCGTGGCCAGCGCCACCGGTCCCAGGCGACGAACGAGCCGCACGTCGAGCTTCAGCCCGACCACGAACAGCAGGAGGGCGATGCCGATCTCCGCCAGCAGTTCGATCTCCTCGGTGGCCTCGACCAGGCCGAGCACCTCGGGCCCGACGGCGATGCCGGCCGCGATCAACCCCACCAGCAGCGGCTGACGCAGCACCGTCGCGAGGATGCCGGCGGCCACGCAGACCACCAGGACGGCGGCGACCTGCTCGAAGACGCCCATCGCCTCGGTCATGGCTGCCCCTGGCAGGCGGCGGTCACGGTCGCCTCGTCGACCTCCACGGCGTCGAGGACGCGGTCGGCGAGGTCGCCGTCGGCGGTGCGTGCCTGCTGGGAGACCTCCACCAGGACCAGCGCGTCCCCGGTGTGGCCGTAGAGGCCGTCGGTGCGGATCGTCTGGGCGTCGTCGTCCCGGCCGGCGCCGAAGGTCAGCGTCAGGCGGCGCGCCGCGTCCAGGCCGGGGACGCGCTGCTGCGCCCGGTCCTCCTGCGCCCCGGTGACCACCAGCGGCCCGCGGGGGCTCTGCAGCGTCCCGTCGACCAACTCGTCGACGGTGCCGCCGCAGCCGACGACCACCTGCAGGTTGCGGACGTCGTTCGCGCCGGGCGACCACCGGTGGGAGCCGACCACGTCGGGCGGCACCTCCGTGTCGACCGTCCGCCAGCCGTCGGGAACGGTCAGGGTGACGCCGTCGACGGTGGCCGCGTTCCCGACCATACGCACGTCGTCGCTGTCGTCACCCGCCTCGCGCGCCGCGGAAGCGCCACCGCCGTCGCCCGACGTACAGGCGCCGGCGAGCAGCAGCACGGCCAGCAGCAGCCCGCCACGGGCCGGCGCGGCACGACGGCGGCACGCCGACGGAGGGAGGGGACGACGGGGCATCGCGAGGCGCCTTCTCTTGCTCGGTGCGGCAACGGTAGAGCACCACCCGTTCCGCCTCGACGCCCCGCTCGCCAATGACGCGCCGTTCGCCGACCGGGGCGGCGTGCGCAGATCGCTCGGCGCGGTGCGGGCCCCGGCGTCACCCGGCCCCCCTACGGGGGGCCCGGCATCGCCAGCGGGACGGCTGTCATATGAGAGAGTTGACAGCCGGCGCGAGCGACCGCCACCTTCCCGCCCCGATCGGCCCACCCGGCCGCTTCCGTCTCCCCCGTGGAAAGTCGAGCCAGCACGTGGCAGAGAACCTCGTCATCGTGGAGTCGCCCGCGAAGGCGAAGACCATCGAGCGGTACCTCGGTGACCGCTTCAAGGTCCTCGCCTCGTACGGGCACATCCGCGACCTGCCACGCTCGGACTTCGCCGTGGAGGTCGAGGACGGCGGCGGCTGTCACCTGCGCTACGAGGTGCCGGAGAAGTCGCGCCGGCACGTCAGCGCCCTCAAGCAGGCCGCCAAGCAGGCGAGCACGATCTGGCTGGCCCCCGACCTCGACCGTGAGGGCGAGGCGATCGCCTGGCACATCGCCGAGCTGCTGAACCTCGACGTCGAACAGACCAACCGGGTCACCTTCGACGAGATCACCGAGTCGGCGATCCGCGCCGCCTTCGAGGCGCCGCGGCGGCTGAACACCGCGCTCGTCGACGCCCAGCAGGCCCGCCGCGCCGTCGACCGGATCGTGGGCTACCGCCTGTCGCCGGTGTTGTGGCGCACGGTGGCGTCGGGGATCTCCGCCGGCCGGGTGCAGTCGGTCGCGCTGCGCATGATCGTCGACCGCGAGGACGAGATCCGCGCGTTCGTGCCCGAGGAGTACTGGAGCTTCCCCGGCGCGTTCGCCCGCGACCGGGGCGGTGCCCCGGAGATCCAGGCCAACCTCCACGCCGTGGACGGCCTGCGGCTGTCCACCCCCAAGGACCTCGAGGACAAGTCCGAGGCCCAACGGGCGAGGCTCGTGGTCGTGCGCTCCGAGCCGGAGGCCACCCGCCTGGCCGAGCGCGCCCGCTCCCTCGACTACACCGTCGCCGAGGTGCGCCGCACCGAGGCCCGGCGCAACCCCAAGCCGCCGTTCAAGACCTCCACGCTGCAGGGCGAGGCGTCCAAGTACGGCTTCTCCGCGCGGCAGACCATGGCCGTGGCCCAGCAGCTGTACGAGGGCGTCAACCTCGGCGGCGAGCAGGTCGGGCTCATCACCTACATGCGTACCGACTCGCTCAACCTGTCGGCGCAGGCGCTGGGCGAGATCGGCGGGCTCGTCCGCGAGCGGTTCGGTGAGCGCTACGCGCTGAAGGAGCCGCGCCGCTTCGCCGGCACCGCCAAGGGCGCCCAGGAGGCGCACGAGGCGATCCGGCCGACCTCGGTCAACCGCACGCCGGAGAAGGTGCGCCGCTACCTCTCGGAGGAGCAGGCCCGCCTCTACGAGCTGATCTGGAAGCGCACCGTCGCGACCCAGATGCAGCCGGCCGTGTTCGACCGGGTGTCGGCGGACGTGGTGGGTGTCGAGCGCAGCGACAGCGAGCACGCAACCCGATCCGACGCCCAGGGGGCGGTCACCTTCCGGGTCACCGGCCAGGTGGAGAAGTTCGACGGCTTCCTGCGGGCCTACCGGGCCGTGCGCGACGAGGACGAGGAGGCCGACGAGGTCACCGACCGGCTGCCGCAGCTCGAGCAGGGCCAGCGCCTGCACCTGGCCGAGCTGCTGCCGGAGCAGCACGAGACCTCGCCGCCGCCGCGCTACTCCGAGCGCACGCTCGTGGAGGCGCTCGAGGAGGAGGGCATCGGTCGCCCGTCGACCTACGCGTCGATCATCTCCACGCTCGAGCAGCGCGAGTACGTGCTGAAGGAGTCCCGCCGGTTCTTCCCGACCCCGCTCGGCGAGGTCGTCGTCAGCTTCCTGAAGGCGCATTTCGGCGAGGTGGTCGACATCGGGTTCACCGCCCGCATGGAGGAGACCCTCGACGAGATCGCGACCGGCTCGCAGCCGTGGTGCCGGACCGTGACCCATTTCCTCGACGAGGTCGACGACTGGGTCAAGGAACGCAAGCCGGAGCGCCCACGCCTACCGCTGTACCACCCGGCCGACTGCCCGGTCTGCGGCTCGCCGATGGAACGGGTGTTCTCCGGGAAGTCGAAGCAGTGGTTCGCGTCCTGCAGCCGGTGGCCGGACTGCGAGGGCACGCTGCCGCTCAACGACGACGGCACGGTGGGTGAGCCGGAACCGGAGCCCGAACCCGACGAGGACGTGCGCTGCCCGGAGTGCGGCAAGCCGATGCTGCTGCGCGAGGGCCGCTTCGGCAGGTTCTTCGGCTGCGTCGACTACCCCAAGTGCAAGGGCATCCGGAACCTGCAGCAGCGGCTGATGTACCGCGACACCGACGGGCAGGCCGTGCCGTTCCGCTCGCCGACCGACCCCGACAGCTTCATGGAGCTGCGCACGTCGAGGTACGGCAAGCCGTTCGTGGGCTCGACCGGCTACCCGAAGGACGAGTTCGCGGTGTGGTCGGTGCCGATCGCCACGCCGTGCCCGAAGTGCGGCGCGCCGCTGCGGCCGCCGCCGCGCAACCGCAAGGTGCCGCTGGCGGTGTGCACGAACCCGACCGTCAACCACGTGTTCGAGGTCGACGACTTCGACCAGCCGACCGTGGCGACGTGGACGGTCGTCGAGGGCGTGGAGAAGTACGACCCGGAGCTGGGCGGCACGCCGCTGCACCAGGACGAGCTGCCGGAGCCGATCGCGCTGACCTACACGGGTGAGCAGCCACCGCCCGCCAAGAAGACCGGGCGTAAGAAGACGGCGAAGAAGACCGCGAAGAAGACGGCCGCCAAGAAGGCGACTGGCAAGAAGACCGCCAAGAAGACGGCCAAGAAGTCGACCAGGCGCAAGTCCTGACGATCCCCGAGGGGCTTCACTGACCGCTCCGGGACATCCCTGGTCTTCCGGCCTGCGGTCCGGAGCTGGCCGGGTACCTCGCTAGGGTGAGCGGCATCATGGGTCAGGCCGACGACGGGGCGTCTCCGCCCACCGCACAGGTGACGCCCGGAGGCGCCGCGCCCCGGGTCTATGCCGCGCTGCT
Coding sequences within it:
- a CDS encoding DEAD/DEAH box helicase — translated: MLELLGRTSASGAVRERASEGGDTDEEGLVHLAHLPARQAVTVALPDELPATLRGRLEHAGVSALYVHQAEAWRRARAGEHLVVATGTASGKSLCYQLPVIERLMTDDRAVALYLAPTKALAHDQLRAVRSFRLPQVRAAVVDGDTPPPEREAVRRTANWLLTNPDLLHHAMLPNHRYWRDLVHRLAYVIVDEAHVARGVFGGHVALVLRRLRRVAERYGADPTFLLTSATVGNPAEHASALTGVEVAEIVRDGSPRGPMDIGLWQPGFVERGGSAGSDDGERDSRRSLLGETGDLLASFVAADVQTLVFTRSRKGAEVIALNARERLGDASDAGGEPLAKKVAAYRAGYLAEERRALETDLRTGALRGVAATEALELGIDVAGLDAVILAGWPGTTASFWQRLGRAGRAGGAAAGVLVAQEDPLDHYLVTHPDELLTRPPEDAILDPANPYLLGPHLRCACQEFPLDVDEAAAWFGESAPDLLAADVEAGRLRLRGGLHYWTSRRRASSEVDLRSAGGRNVRIVDVDTGALIGDVEESRAHRQVHTGAVYLHQGRQYEVQELDLGGAMALASEAPRLAHTTRPRSDTDVRVLATIEGDHWDEVEIGLARVEVTTQVTGYDVLRLGSDEVLDRVELDLPPIELRTVAVWYAIPEDVLETAGVPFRSVPGSLHAAEHAAIGMLPLLALCDRWDLGGLSTALHPDTGRPTVFVYDGYPGGAGLAERSYRRLPEHLSRTRETIATCRCRRGCPSCVQSPKCGNGNDPLDKIGAVRVLDLLLARAPAPGPH
- a CDS encoding methyltransferase domain-containing protein, which translates into the protein MDLDERTLTSVAAYDEHAAAYQQSLRLKRPVADVRRFADRTRRDALVLDAGCGPANDLRLLRDAGVHPVGVDLAMGALREARMLLPRHPLVRAPLHALPFRRRSFGGLWLSGTFTHLPRAAWRPVFADLLGLLDRGPVYLACYRGNADLERLEDPVLGEVYVSAAVETEVEALFTSHGLQEVTIEVRPDPIHDRRRPWVVALGTLNR
- the topA gene encoding type I DNA topoisomerase, giving the protein MAENLVIVESPAKAKTIERYLGDRFKVLASYGHIRDLPRSDFAVEVEDGGGCHLRYEVPEKSRRHVSALKQAAKQASTIWLAPDLDREGEAIAWHIAELLNLDVEQTNRVTFDEITESAIRAAFEAPRRLNTALVDAQQARRAVDRIVGYRLSPVLWRTVASGISAGRVQSVALRMIVDREDEIRAFVPEEYWSFPGAFARDRGGAPEIQANLHAVDGLRLSTPKDLEDKSEAQRARLVVVRSEPEATRLAERARSLDYTVAEVRRTEARRNPKPPFKTSTLQGEASKYGFSARQTMAVAQQLYEGVNLGGEQVGLITYMRTDSLNLSAQALGEIGGLVRERFGERYALKEPRRFAGTAKGAQEAHEAIRPTSVNRTPEKVRRYLSEEQARLYELIWKRTVATQMQPAVFDRVSADVVGVERSDSEHATRSDAQGAVTFRVTGQVEKFDGFLRAYRAVRDEDEEADEVTDRLPQLEQGQRLHLAELLPEQHETSPPPRYSERTLVEALEEEGIGRPSTYASIISTLEQREYVLKESRRFFPTPLGEVVVSFLKAHFGEVVDIGFTARMEETLDEIATGSQPWCRTVTHFLDEVDDWVKERKPERPRLPLYHPADCPVCGSPMERVFSGKSKQWFASCSRWPDCEGTLPLNDDGTVGEPEPEPEPDEDVRCPECGKPMLLREGRFGRFFGCVDYPKCKGIRNLQQRLMYRDTDGQAVPFRSPTDPDSFMELRTSRYGKPFVGSTGYPKDEFAVWSVPIATPCPKCGAPLRPPPRNRKVPLAVCTNPTVNHVFEVDDFDQPTVATWTVVEGVEKYDPELGGTPLHQDELPEPIALTYTGEQPPPAKKTGRKKTAKKTAKKTAAKKATGKKTAKKTAKKSTRRKS
- a CDS encoding cation:proton antiporter; its protein translation is MTEAMGVFEQVAAVLVVCVAAGILATVLRQPLLVGLIAAGIAVGPEVLGLVEATEEIELLAEIGIALLLFVVGLKLDVRLVRRLGPVALATGLGQVIFTSAFGYLIAVLLGFATVQAIYIAVALTFSSTIIIVKLLTDKRELDELHGRIALGFLIVQDIVVVLAMIAITAAGDTGEGGLAREFAGIAVRGVLLLAAVAAVGKWVMPRVTHVLARQTELLVLAAVSWAVALAALTHLLGFSAEVGAFLAGMSLASTPYREALSGRLSTLRDFLLVFFFIQLGTSFELTAAAEQIPAALLFSVFVLVGNPIIVLVIMGLLGYRKKVAFKAGLTVAQISEFSLILVALGAAQGHVGNDVIGLVTAVGLITITASTYLIYGSDRIYDRIEPLLRVFERSRPTASIDLDEAAVEPEYVVVGLGRFGRTVCAELESRGDEVVGVDWDPRSIRDDWSIPVVYGDADDPDLPEQLPMQRVRWVVSTLRGHDTNMGLVRAFRSHGFQGSIAVAADDEPSEIELLRAGADLVVRPLHVAAGPLLQRMHSDGSGEGRRFSG
- a CDS encoding STAS domain-containing protein, which encodes MPLLRADTREDHGWTVVEVAGQLDVATAPEFRQVLVEAQYGGASQVLVDVAGIEFVDSIGLGVLVGGHKRARSHDGRFVLARPSERMSQLLALTGLDTVLTVVADPAEVVGSGG